The genomic region CGCCGGCACGTTGCGGTCCGCGACCAGCTGCTGGGCCATGCGCTCGAAACGCTGGACATCGAACTCGGGTGGCAGTGGCGCGGACGAGGTGGTCGAGACCGTGTCGGCGATGAAGCGGTCCAGCGGACTGGTCCGGGAGGATTGCGACGTCTGCGCAGCGGAGCCGAGGGCCAGGGTGAGGAGGACGGAAAGGGCCGCCAGCCGTCCTGGAACACGGGTGCGGCCGCTTGCTTTGTCTTTCATCGTGCGCAGTGCCTGCGTATGCTGGAACGCGTTCGATTCTGCGCCGACCCCGCCCCGGGGTCCAGTACGTTCGGGAGGGACGATCATGTTGGGTTTACTGATACTGCTGGGTCTGCTTGCGCTGCTCGCGTTCTGGGCCGTGGGCATTTACAACGGCCTGGTCATGGCGCGCAACGCATTCAGGAATGCGTTCGCCCAGATCGATGTCCAGTTGCAGCGGCGATTTGACCTGATTCCCAATCTGGTCGAGACCGCCAAGGCCTACCTCGCCCATGAGAAGGGCACTCTGGAGGCGGTCACCGCGGCCCGCAACGCGGCCCAGTCGGGGCTGGCGGCGGCCAAGGCGGCGCCTGGCGACCCGACGGCCATGGCGGAACTGGCCCGCACCCAGGGCATGCTCGATGGCGCGCTGGGCCGGTTGCTGGTCACGGTCGAGGCCTATCCCGAGCTCAAGGCCAGCCAGAACATGATGCAGCTCACCGAGGAGCTGACCAGTACCGAGAACAAGGTTGCGTTCGCCCGGCAGGCCTTCAACGACAGCGTGATGGCCTACAACAACAGGCGCGAGGTGTTCCCGGCCAGCGTGGTGGCCGGCATGTTCAACTTCGCCCCGGCTGCGCTGCTGGACATCCCGGTCGACAAGGCCGAGGTCCGCGAGGCGCCGAAGGTGCAGTTCTGAATTTTCTGGGGTGAACTTCTTCGGGTGAACGACTTCGAGTGAACTTCTTCGAAAGCCAGGCCGCCGCCCGCCGCAGTTCGACGCGGCTGGTGGTGTTGTTCGCGCTGGCGGTGCTCGGCATCGTGCTGGCGGTCGACCTGGCCGTGGCGGTGTTCGTCGGCACCGCCCCCGGCGTATTGGCCTTCGCGACCGTGGCTACGCTGGCGGTGATCGGGCTCGGTTCGCTGTTCCGCATTGCCAGCCTCGGTTCGGGTGGCGAGCGGGTCGCGCAACAGCTTGGCGGCGTGCCGGTGCCGGAGGATACCCGCGACCTCAACCTGCGCCGCCTGCTCAACGTGGTCGAGGAGATCGCGATCGCTTCCGGGGTGCCGGTGCCCAAGGTCTATGTGCTCGAGCACGAGGCCGGCATCAACGCCTTCGCCGCGGGCTACACCACTTCCGATGCGGTGGTCGCGGTGACCCGGGGCGCACTGGAGCGACTCAACCGCGACGAGCTGCAGGGCGTGATCGCGCACGAGTTCAGCCATATCCTCAACGGCGACATGCGGTTGAACATCCGCCTGATCGGGGTGCTGTTCGGGATCATGATGATCTCGATCATCGGCCGCAAGGTGCTGATACATGGGCGTTTCGCCGTCGGTCGACGTGGCAGTGGCGTGGCGGCGGTGATGGTGGCGGCGCTGGTCGCGATGGTGATCGGTTCGATCGGGCTGTTCTTCGGCCGCATGATCAAGGCCGGCGTCAGCCGCAGCCGGGAACGCCTGGCCGATGCGTCGGCGGTGCAGTTCACCCGCCAGACCGCGGGGCTGGCCGGAGCGCTCAAGAAGATCGGCGGCCTGCAGGACGGCTCGCGACTGGCCGCGCGCGGCGAGGCCGAGGAGGTCAGCCACATGCTGTTCGGCGACGGTATCGGCCTGAGCGGAATGTTCGCGACCCATCCACCGCTGCTCGAACGTATCCAGGCGCTGGAGCCCGGCTTTCGTGCCGACCAGCTCGAAGGCCTGTCGCAGCAATGGATGGCGGCACCCCCCAACGGGCTGGAGGAGGACGTGCGGATGGGCTTTGCGCCGCACGCTCCCTTGCCCGTCGCCGGCAGCGAGCAGACGCTGGTGCCCGAGCAGGTCGCCGACCAGGTCGCTCATCCCGATGCCGACGACTATCTGCAGGCCGATGCCATCGTCAGCGCGATGCCCGAGCCCCTGCACGACCTGGCCCGGCAGCGCGACAGTGTCGTCCCGTTGCTGCTGGCGTTGTTGATGGACGAGCGCGAAACGGTCGCCAGCAAGCAGTTCCACGAGGTCGCCGCGCGGCTGGGCCGGGTGGTTGCCGAGCGCGCCCGCCACATCCACCACACCCAGATGCCCGGCCTGCACCCGATGCTGCGCCTGCCGTTGGCGTCGATGGCCTTCCCGGTGCTGCGGCTGCGCCCGCGTCCGGAGCTGGACAACTTCCTCGATGCGGCCAACGCGATGATCTATGCCGACGGAGAGGTCAGTCTGTTCGAGTACTGCCTGGCGCGGTTGCTGACCGTGCAGGTACGCGAGTCGTTGGACCCGGCCCGTTACGTCCGGATGGGGCGGCGCAAGCCGCAGAGCGTCCGCCGAGAGTTCGCCACCTTGCTGGCCGTGGTCGCCCACGCCGGCCATGCCGACGAAGCCGAGGCACGACGCGCCTACAATGCCGGCCTGAACCGGGTGCTTCAGCGCGATCACCTGCCGTACATGCCGCCGGCAGGAGGGGTGACCGCGCTGGACGAAGTCTGGGAGCCGCTGGATACCCTCGATCCGCTGGCCAAGCAGGTGCTGGTGGAGGCGATCACCGAAGCGGTTGGCCATGACGGCCGCGTGTCCGTGGCCGAAGCCGAACTGCTTCGCACCATCTGCGGCGTGCTGCATTGCCCGCTGCCGCCGATGCTGGCGCAGCCAGCCGCAGGCACGTAGTCCGGGTAAGGCAAAGCCGCACCCGGGATGTCGGTCGGCAACTGGCGTAGTCAACCGTAGGTGTAGGAGCGGGCGGTAGCCCGGGTAAGCGGAGCGCACCCGGGTTCGTAGACGCAGGTCCCGGGTGCGCTCCGCTTACCCGGGCTACGGGTTGCCTCTGATCACATCCGCCTGATCAGATCCGCCGCGCGCTCCGCGATCATGATCGTCGGCGCGTTGGTGTTGCCGCCGATGAGCCTCGGCATCACGGAGGCGTCGACCACGCGCAAGCCATCGACGCCTCGCACGCGCAGTCGTGGATCGACCACCGAGGCTTCGTCGCTGCCCATCCGGCAGGTACCGACCGGGTGATAGATGGTTTCGGCCTTGGCGCGGATGAAGGCTTCCAGCCCGGTGTCGTCGAGATCGTCGCGGGCCGGGAAGATCGGCGCGCCGCGGTAGCCGTCGAAGGCGGGCTGGGCGACCAGTTCGCGCGCGAGTTTCGCGCACTCGACCATCATCCGCAGGTCGAAGCCGTCGGGGTCGCTCAGGTAATTGGCCTCGATCCGCACCTTGTCCGCTGCGCTCGCGCCGACAAGGCTGACCCGGCCACGGCTGCGCGGACGGAGGAAGCAGGCGTGCACGGTGAAGCCGTCTCCGGGCAGGCGGTTGCGCCCATGGTCGTCGAGCAGGGCGGGGACGAAATGCAGCTGGATGTCCGCGCGTTCGTCGAGAGCCAACGCCGAGCGCACGAATGCCCCGGCCTCGGCGACATTGCTGGTCCCCATGCCCGCGCGCCCGCGCAGGTAATAGTCGAACGCGATCCGCAGGTCGCTGGCGCGGTCATAGCTGACCGGCTGCGTGCACGCGTAGAGGGTGCAGATGTCGAGGTGGTCCTGCAGGTTTTCCCCGACCTGCGGTGCATCGGCAACGACCTCGATGCCGTGCCGGCGAAGCTGGTCCGCCGGACCGATGCCGGACAGCATCAACAGTTGTGGCGAGTTCAGTGCCCCGCCGCAGACCAGTACCTCGCGTGCGGCCGGCTGGTGGAAGGCCTTGCCACCGGCGCGGTAGATCACCCCCGATGCCCGTGGCACGCCGCCCTGGCCAGGATCGAAGGTGATTCGCGCGGCCATCGCGCCGGTGACGATATCGAGGTTGCCGCGCGGTCGCGCCGGATCGAGGTAGGCGACCGCGCTCGAACAGCGTGCACCGTTTTTCTGGGTCACCTGGTAGAGGCCGAAGCCCGTTTGCGACGGGCCATTGAAGTCGTCGTTGAGCGGATGGCCCGCCTGCACCCCGGCCTCGATGAAGGCATGTGAGAGGGGGTTGCTGTGGCGCAGGTCGGAAACGTACAGCGGGCCCGTGCTTCCATGCAGCGCATCGCCACCGCGCTGGTTGCACTCGGAATGGCGAAACCAGGGCCGCACGCCGGCCCAGTCCCAGCCCTCGGCGCCGAGCGCGGCCCATTCGTCGTAGTCGCCGGGCACGCCGCGGGTGTAGCACATCGCATTGATCGAGCTCGACCCGCCCAGCACCTTGCCGCGGGGCCACCACAGCACGCGGCCGTCGAGCCGTGGCTCCGGCGCGGTGGCGTAGTCCCAGTTCAAGCGTTTGTTGTTGACCAGTTTGGCGATGCCGGCGGGCATGTGGATGAAGGGATGCCGGTCGCGCGGACCGGCCTCCAGCAGAAGCACGCGCACGTCCGGGTCGGTGGACAGCCGGTTGGCGAGCACGCAGCCGGCCGAACCGGCGCCGATGATGATGTAGTCGTACACGGGAGGGTCCAGGGAACGGTCCGATGACCGTATGGGTCTCGATTAGAGCAGATGCTCGCGGGGTCGGCGCCGCCGCCATCCCGGACGTTGCGGCCTGCTAGCATCGGCGCCGGAGCCGGCCCGACCACCGCCGGCATGCTCGTGTTGACGGAGCCGCAGATGACCGATTCGGAGATGCAGGGCCGGCGCCGCGGCATGATCGCGGCCTTGCGACGCTTCTGCGCGGCGCTGTCCGAATCGCCGGCGCTGTGGTGGTCGTTCCTGTACTTCTTCTGCCTGCTCAGCGGCTACTACGTGCTGCGCCCGGTACGCGAGGCGATGGCCGCGTCGAGCGATGTCGCCGCGGTGTTCCCTTCGGCGATGATCCAGTTCTTCGCAGCGCGCGGCATCGCCCTGGGCGAGTTCACCCTGCAGGCGCTGTTCACCGGCGCCTTCCTGATCATGCTGGTGTTGCAGCCGGTGTACGGCGCCCTGGTCAGCCGCTGGCCACGGCGGGTGTTCCTGCCGGTCATCTACGGCTTCTTCATCGCCACCCTGTTGCTGTTCTACGTGTTGTTCGACAGCGGCATGCCCGGGCGCGGCATGGCCTTCTTCCTCTGGGTCACGGTGTTCAACCTGTTCGCGGTGGCGGTGTTCTGGAGCTTCATGGCCGACGTGTACAGCAATACCGAGGCACGCAAGTTCTACGGCTACATCGGCGCGGCCGGCACCGTCGGCGCCTTCCTCGGCCCGATCCTGACCCGCACCCTGGTCGATCGTGTCGGCATCGCCAACCTGATGCTGATCTCGGCCGGGTTCCTCGTCGTGTGCATGGTCTGCATCCTGCGCCTGCGCCGATGGGCGGTGCTGCGCGAACGCGAACGCCGGCTGACCAGCGGCGAGCGGCCGATGGGTGGCACGGTGTGGGCCGGCCTGCGGCTGGTCGTGCAGGAGCCGCTGCTGCGCTGGATGGCGCTGCTGGTGGTGACGGGCGTGGGCGTCGGCACCCTGCTGTACAACGAGCAGGCGGCGATCGTGCGCCGCTTCTATCCCGACCCGCAGGCCGCGACCGCGTACTACGCCACCATCGACCTGGCGATCAATGCGCTGACCCTGCTGGTGCAGCTGTTCATCACCCGCCTGCTGCTGTCGCGCTTCGGCATCGCCCCGGCGCTGCTGATCCCCGGTTTCGCGATCATCCTCGGCTACGCGGTGCTGGCGGCCTCGCCGCTGCCGATGATCGTCGCCATCGTCCAGATCATCACCCGCAGCAGCGAGTTCTGTCTGGCCAAGCCCGCGCGCGAGACCATCTACACCCGTGTTGCCCGCGAATGGCGCTACAAGGCCGGTGCGGCCATCGACACGGTGATCTATCGCGGCGCCGACCTGAGCTTCGCCTGGCTGCACAAGCTGCTGTCGATGGCCGGCACCAACGCGGTGTTCCTTGGCGGCCTGGTGATCGCCTCGGCCTTCACCCTCGGCGCGTTCGGACTGATTCGCGAGGAGAAGAAGCTGCCAGCGGATCGGTGACTCACCGCCCGGAGGGCTTCGGCGAGACCCACATCATGATGCGCGCGCGGAACACGGCCTCGCCGGCGACGTTGGTCACGTCCACCTTCACCGGCAGTTCGTAGCCGCTTTCGGCCGCCTCGATCGGCCGTTCCGGCGTTGCCATCGCGCGCATCGGCCCGCGTGCCTTGGCCAGGTATTCGACTGTCATGCCCTTGGGAATCCAGCGCATGCCACGTGGCAGGCTGGCATCGAGCATCACGCCGCCAGCGAGTTCGGCCAGGTTGCACAGTGCGATCGCATGCACGGTGCCGATATGGTTGTGCACGGCGCGGCGATCGCGCATGTGGACGTCGCAGCGGCCGGGTTCGAGGGCGACGAAGCGTGGCCGGATGGTCGAGAAATACGGCGCCTTCAGGCAGATCGCACGCGAGAACAGCCAGTGGCCCGCGGGCCACTTCGCCATCCTGCGATAGGTGGCGAGCAAAGGTGCCACCGGTTCCGGCCGGACAGGGGTCATGCGGTGTCTCCTCCGGACGCAGGAACGGCGGGTTGCCCCGCCGTCCTTCTTCGTAGCCTTCGCGGTCAGGCCGCGGCGCGGCCGCTGTCCGCCTCGCGCCGGTAGCCGGCCGAGCGCAGTTCCTCGGGATCGAAGTCGTCGACCGAGATCGCGTCGATGGTGACTTCGCGCAGCGCCTCCAGCTGCTTGCGCTCCTCGGCGGTGATCCAGCCCTCGGCCACGCCCTCGTCGAGCTGCGACCTGAAGTCCAGCGCTTCGATGTCGCTGTTCTTCAGCGCCTTCAGGAACTTGCGCTCCACCGGTTCGGCCAGCACCACCTGCGACAGGTAACTGTCGATGCGGCCGCCGGGATTGTTCTCGCATGGGGTGGTGAACACGCCTACGCCGAGCCGGTCGCGGGCCTCGTTCGGCGACATCAGCAGCGAGGCGACCTTGTGGCAGAGGCGATCGCTCGGGTACTGCGCACGGCGGCCGAGCGGGAACACCAGCGACCACAGCAACCAGCCGACCGGCCGTACCGGGAAGTTCCGCAGCGCCGACGACAGCGAGTTCTCGATCTTGTACACCGCATTGTGGATCGACCACGCCAGCAGCGGCTGGTCGGTGGCTGGGCGGCCCTCGTCCTCGTAGCGCTTGAGCAGGCTGCTGGCGATGTACAGGTTGCTGAGCACGTCGCCCAGGCGTCCGGACAGCGATTCCTTGAACTTCAGCTTGCCGCCCAGCAGCAGCATCGAGGTGTCCGCGCACAGCGCCAGTGCCGCCGAGTAGCGGTTGAGCTTTCGGTAGTAGCGTCGGGTGTAGGTGTCGCCGGGCGCGCGGCCGACTGTGGCCGCGGTCAGGCCGAACCAGAACGAGCGCACGGCATTGGAGATCGCGAAGCCGATGTGGCCGAACAGGTTGCGGTCGAACTCGCGCAGGCGCTCGCGCTCGTCCGGCAGCATCGCCGACTTCATCTCCTTCAGCACCCATGGATGGCAGAGGATCGCGCCCTGGCCGAAGATCATCAGCGAGCGGGTCATAATGTTGGCGCCCTCCACCGTGATCATGATCGGCGCCGCCTGCCAGTTGCGGCCGGCGAAGTTGCGCGGGCCGAGGATGATGCCCTTGCCGCCGAGGATGTCCATCGTGTCGCGGGCGACCTCGCGGCCCATCTCGGTGCAGTGGTATTTCGAGATGGTGGAAGGCACCGCCGGCAGCTCGCCGCGCGCGACCGCCGCGGCCGAAGCCTCGGCCAGCGCGCTGATGGTATAGGCGTGGCCGCCGATGCGGGCGAGCGCTTCCTCGACGCCCTCGAAGCGGCCGATCGACAGGCCGAACTGCTTGCGGATGCGCGCATAGGCGCCGACCACCCGCGCGCCCATCTTGGCGCCACCACTGGCGGAGGAAGGCAGGGTGATCGAGCGGCCGATCGACAGGCATTCGACCAGCATCTGCCAGCCCTTGCCGGCATAGGCCTCGCCGCCGATCAGCTGGCTGAGCGGGATGAACACGTCCATGCCGCGGATCGGGCCGTTCTGGAAGGTGCAGTTGAGCGGCATCGCGCGGCGGCCGACCTCCACCCCCGGGGTGTCGCGCGGCAGCAATGCCAGGGTGATGCCGATGTCCTTTTTGTCGCCGATGATGCCGTCCGGATCGTACATGCGGAAGGCCAGGCCGATCAGGCTCGCGACCGGGGCGAGGGTGATGTAGCGCTTGTCGAAGGTCAGCTTCACGCCGACCACGCGGGCGCCGTTCCAGTCGCCCATGCAGACGATGCCGAAGTCCGGGATCGAGGTCGCGTCGGAGCCGGCCCACGGCCCGGTCAGGCCGAAGCAGGGCACCTCGCGGCCGTCGGCCAGGCGCGGCAGGTAGTGGTCCTTCTGCTCCTGGGTGCCGTAGTGCATCAGCAGCTCGGCCGGACCCAGCGAGTTCGGTACGCCGACGGTGGAGCTGACCACGCTCGACACCGAAGCCAGCTTCTGGATCACCTTGTGATTGCCCAGCGCGGTGAAGCCGAGGCCGCCGTACTCCTTCGGCACGATCATGCCGAAGAATTTGTTCTTCTTGATGAAGTCCCACATTTCCGGCGGCAGGTCGGCGCGGACATGGGTGATGTCCCAGTCGTCGACCATCCGGCACAGTTCCTCGACCGGACCGTCGAGGAAGGCCTGCTCATCCTCGCGAAGGGTCGGCTTCGGCTGCTCGTGCAGCACCTTCCAGTCCGGCTTGCCGGAAAACAGCTCGCCTTCCCAGCCGACCGTGCCGGCCTCCAGCGCCACCCGTTCAGTCTCGGACAACGGCGGCAGGATCTTGGTGTAGAACTTCAGCAGCGGAGCGGTGATCAGCGGCAGGCGGATCGCAGGGATCAGCAGCGGTAGCGAGGCCAGGGCCAGCAGTACGCCGGCGACGATACTGGCCACGGGGCTGGCACCCAGCAGCCAGGCTGCGACCAGGGCGGTGGCGCTGATCGCGACCCACACCGCAAGGCGCAGGCGGTGGTAGGCGGCGATGACGCCGACGACCAGCAGGACAATGAAGGGAATCGCGATGCTCATGGCGACACTCCGGAAACGGTACGGCTATGGCGGTCAAGACGATGCACGGAAACGCATATGGTTGGCCGTGCGCCTGGTGGCGGTCTTTCGTGCCATTCGGACTCCATCCTGCCGGGGCATACGCGAAGATGCGGTGACCCGGGCGATGTGCGAGCGTTGCACGGCAGCAACATACGGATGAGTATGGTGATCCGGCCCGGGACCTGTCAACCGGAAACTTGCCCCGCATACTGTCCCCGACCTATCCGTATGGTTACACTTGACACCATGACCACTTCCCCGAATGCCCCCGCTCCCATCAAGCCCGAGAGGAGTGGCCGCCTGAGTGCCGACGACTGGGCCCAGGCCGCACTCGACCTGATCGCCGAACAGGGGGTGGCCGCGGTCGCGGTCGAGCCGCTCGCACGCCGTCTCGGTGTCACCAAGGGCAGCTTCTACTGGCACTTCCCGTCCCGCGACGCCCTGCTGGTGGCAGCACTGGAGCGCTGGGAGAAGTTCGAGGAGGAGGAAGTGTTCGGCCAGCTCGAACCGATCTCTGACCCGCGCGAACGCCTGCGCGCGCTGTTCAACGTGGTCGCCCACGAGGTCAAGTCGCACATCGTCTACTCCGAGCTGCTCAAGGCGCTGGATCATCCCGCCGTGCAGCCGGTCATCGGCCGTGTCTCCGACCGCCGTCTCGAGTACCTGACCGCCTCGTTCCGCCAGGTCGGCCTGAGCCGCACCGATGCCCGCTACCGCGCGCAGCTGCTGTATGCCGCCTATGTGGGCTTCCTGCAGCTGAACCTGCAACTGCACCAGACCCGCATGCAGCAGGACGAGTTCGAGGCCTACGTCGAGCACATGATGGACACGCTCATCCCGGGCTGAATTCGTGCCCGGCGGCCTTGTTAGAGCATCGAAACCGTAGTCACTGAAGTACGACACAGATCAGGAGTTGCCCGTGAATGCCATGTCCGCCGACGCCCGGAAACCCGTGAACCAGGCTGGCACCGCCAATAGCAAGCTTG from Lysobacter alkalisoli harbors:
- a CDS encoding TetR/AcrR family transcriptional regulator gives rise to the protein MVTLDTMTTSPNAPAPIKPERSGRLSADDWAQAALDLIAEQGVAAVAVEPLARRLGVTKGSFYWHFPSRDALLVAALERWEKFEEEEVFGQLEPISDPRERLRALFNVVAHEVKSHIVYSELLKALDHPAVQPVIGRVSDRRLEYLTASFRQVGLSRTDARYRAQLLYAAYVGFLQLNLQLHQTRMQQDEFEAYVEHMMDTLIPG
- a CDS encoding hotdog fold domain-containing protein, with protein sequence MTPVRPEPVAPLLATYRRMAKWPAGHWLFSRAICLKAPYFSTIRPRFVALEPGRCDVHMRDRRAVHNHIGTVHAIALCNLAELAGGVMLDASLPRGMRWIPKGMTVEYLAKARGPMRAMATPERPIEAAESGYELPVKVDVTNVAGEAVFRARIMMWVSPKPSGR
- a CDS encoding M48 family metallopeptidase, producing the protein MNFFESQAAARRSSTRLVVLFALAVLGIVLAVDLAVAVFVGTAPGVLAFATVATLAVIGLGSLFRIASLGSGGERVAQQLGGVPVPEDTRDLNLRRLLNVVEEIAIASGVPVPKVYVLEHEAGINAFAAGYTTSDAVVAVTRGALERLNRDELQGVIAHEFSHILNGDMRLNIRLIGVLFGIMMISIIGRKVLIHGRFAVGRRGSGVAAVMVAALVAMVIGSIGLFFGRMIKAGVSRSRERLADASAVQFTRQTAGLAGALKKIGGLQDGSRLAARGEAEEVSHMLFGDGIGLSGMFATHPPLLERIQALEPGFRADQLEGLSQQWMAAPPNGLEEDVRMGFAPHAPLPVAGSEQTLVPEQVADQVAHPDADDYLQADAIVSAMPEPLHDLARQRDSVVPLLLALLMDERETVASKQFHEVAARLGRVVAERARHIHHTQMPGLHPMLRLPLASMAFPVLRLRPRPELDNFLDAANAMIYADGEVSLFEYCLARLLTVQVRESLDPARYVRMGRRKPQSVRREFATLLAVVAHAGHADEAEARRAYNAGLNRVLQRDHLPYMPPAGGVTALDEVWEPLDTLDPLAKQVLVEAITEAVGHDGRVSVAEAELLRTICGVLHCPLPPMLAQPAAGT
- a CDS encoding NTP/NDP exchange transporter, whose translation is MIAALRRFCAALSESPALWWSFLYFFCLLSGYYVLRPVREAMAASSDVAAVFPSAMIQFFAARGIALGEFTLQALFTGAFLIMLVLQPVYGALVSRWPRRVFLPVIYGFFIATLLLFYVLFDSGMPGRGMAFFLWVTVFNLFAVAVFWSFMADVYSNTEARKFYGYIGAAGTVGAFLGPILTRTLVDRVGIANLMLISAGFLVVCMVCILRLRRWAVLRERERRLTSGERPMGGTVWAGLRLVVQEPLLRWMALLVVTGVGVGTLLYNEQAAIVRRFYPDPQAATAYYATIDLAINALTLLVQLFITRLLLSRFGIAPALLIPGFAIILGYAVLAASPLPMIVAIVQIITRSSEFCLAKPARETIYTRVAREWRYKAGAAIDTVIYRGADLSFAWLHKLLSMAGTNAVFLGGLVIASAFTLGAFGLIREEKKLPADR
- a CDS encoding GMC family oxidoreductase, which produces MYDYIIIGAGSAGCVLANRLSTDPDVRVLLLEAGPRDRHPFIHMPAGIAKLVNNKRLNWDYATAPEPRLDGRVLWWPRGKVLGGSSSINAMCYTRGVPGDYDEWAALGAEGWDWAGVRPWFRHSECNQRGGDALHGSTGPLYVSDLRHSNPLSHAFIEAGVQAGHPLNDDFNGPSQTGFGLYQVTQKNGARCSSAVAYLDPARPRGNLDIVTGAMAARITFDPGQGGVPRASGVIYRAGGKAFHQPAAREVLVCGGALNSPQLLMLSGIGPADQLRRHGIEVVADAPQVGENLQDHLDICTLYACTQPVSYDRASDLRIAFDYYLRGRAGMGTSNVAEAGAFVRSALALDERADIQLHFVPALLDDHGRNRLPGDGFTVHACFLRPRSRGRVSLVGASAADKVRIEANYLSDPDGFDLRMMVECAKLARELVAQPAFDGYRGAPIFPARDDLDDTGLEAFIRAKAETIYHPVGTCRMGSDEASVVDPRLRVRGVDGLRVVDASVMPRLIGGNTNAPTIMIAERAADLIRRM
- a CDS encoding acyl-CoA dehydrogenase, with protein sequence MSIAIPFIVLLVVGVIAAYHRLRLAVWVAISATALVAAWLLGASPVASIVAGVLLALASLPLLIPAIRLPLITAPLLKFYTKILPPLSETERVALEAGTVGWEGELFSGKPDWKVLHEQPKPTLREDEQAFLDGPVEELCRMVDDWDITHVRADLPPEMWDFIKKNKFFGMIVPKEYGGLGFTALGNHKVIQKLASVSSVVSSTVGVPNSLGPAELLMHYGTQEQKDHYLPRLADGREVPCFGLTGPWAGSDATSIPDFGIVCMGDWNGARVVGVKLTFDKRYITLAPVASLIGLAFRMYDPDGIIGDKKDIGITLALLPRDTPGVEVGRRAMPLNCTFQNGPIRGMDVFIPLSQLIGGEAYAGKGWQMLVECLSIGRSITLPSSASGGAKMGARVVGAYARIRKQFGLSIGRFEGVEEALARIGGHAYTISALAEASAAAVARGELPAVPSTISKYHCTEMGREVARDTMDILGGKGIILGPRNFAGRNWQAAPIMITVEGANIMTRSLMIFGQGAILCHPWVLKEMKSAMLPDERERLREFDRNLFGHIGFAISNAVRSFWFGLTAATVGRAPGDTYTRRYYRKLNRYSAALALCADTSMLLLGGKLKFKESLSGRLGDVLSNLYIASSLLKRYEDEGRPATDQPLLAWSIHNAVYKIENSLSSALRNFPVRPVGWLLWSLVFPLGRRAQYPSDRLCHKVASLLMSPNEARDRLGVGVFTTPCENNPGGRIDSYLSQVVLAEPVERKFLKALKNSDIEALDFRSQLDEGVAEGWITAEERKQLEALREVTIDAISVDDFDPEELRSAGYRREADSGRAAA
- a CDS encoding LemA family protein, whose protein sequence is MGLLILLGLLALLAFWAVGIYNGLVMARNAFRNAFAQIDVQLQRRFDLIPNLVETAKAYLAHEKGTLEAVTAARNAAQSGLAAAKAAPGDPTAMAELARTQGMLDGALGRLLVTVEAYPELKASQNMMQLTEELTSTENKVAFARQAFNDSVMAYNNRREVFPASVVAGMFNFAPAALLDIPVDKAEVREAPKVQF